The Siniperca chuatsi isolate FFG_IHB_CAS linkage group LG2, ASM2008510v1, whole genome shotgun sequence genome window below encodes:
- the ikbke gene encoding inhibitor of nuclear factor kappa-B kinase subunit epsilon: protein MTGMTASTTNYLWSLQDVLGQGATASVYKARNKRSGELVAVKVFNVVSYNRPHDVQMREFEILRKLNHSNIVSLHAVEELPSKQKVLVMEYCSGGSLLTLLEEPENAFGLPETEFLIVLQCVVHGMNHLRENGVVHRDIKPGNIMRQVGEDGKSVYKLTDFGAARELEDDEKFMSIYGTEEYLHPDMYERAVLRKPHQKSYGVSVDLWSIGVTFYHAATGSLPFVPYGGPRKNKPTMYKITTEKPIGAIAGIQRVADGPIEWSYHLPHSCQLSQGLTLQLVPVLAGILESEQERCWGFDQFFTATTHILQRQPVHLFSLQQAVAHCIYIHHYNTVSVFFEEVASQTGIGVQLQHLLYLGHDLPLEGNMKVVNLPCTSPAQPLILLSYGPEANTTLPFREPETPVIPSRFDVTADYNFSKVVVGVVHQYLRIVRLLHTHRELLLQGYYSYMMRLRRECGEAVHSIAMITIRLQACLNIEHRIHTLGHYASENQGSADNSQKLQVVHEHLPIYAAGIQEFQNRLDHLHIEHAKLAETLANDKSCQKMEMLLQKIMAIHQHYREDRFTGKLAYNDEQIHKFEKIHLSSHIKRVKSLFREDCAQRYKELLATTRTWSSVLLEMQTRLQDFNSFSTGLLADLEMSEQHQNKALDRILFSLQSKRAGQEPGIPPRDNDRMVSRMHHLKEEMEILVRELQCNNSIIESLGPVNSAAALEPSLARPSTL from the exons ATGACAGGGATGACAGCCAGTACAACAAACTACCTGTGGTCTTTACAAGATGTCCTCGGTCAAGGGGCTACTGCCAGTGTCTACAAGGCACGCAACAAG aggTCGGGTGAGCTGGTAGCCGTCAAGGTGTTTAATGTGGTGAGCTACAACCGCCCCCATGACGTCCAGATGAGAGAGTTTGAGATACTGAGGAAGCTCAACCACAGCAATATTGTCAGTCTGCACGCTGTGGAGGAG CTGCCTTCTAAACAGAAGGTGCTGGTGATGGAGTATTGTTCAGGAGGAAGTCTGCTCACCCTGCTCGAGGAGCCAGAAAATGCCTTTGGCCTGCCTGAAACAGAGTTTCTCATAGTTTTGCAGTGTGTAG TGCATGGGATGAACCACCTGCGAGAAAATGGAGTGGTACACCGGGACATTAAGCCAGGTAACATCATGCGGCAGGTCGGGGAGGACGGCAAGTCTGTTTATAAGCTGACTGACTTTGGAGCAGCAAGAGAGCTGGAAGATGATGAGAAGTTTATGTCTATCTACGGAACTGAAGAGTATCTG caccCAGACATGTACGAACGTGCTGTGCTGCGTAAGCCTCATCAGAAATCCTATGGCGTGAGTGTAGACCTGTGGAGTATTGGTGTGACATTTTACCACGCTGCCACTGGGAGTCTTCCCTTCGTACCGTATGGAGGACCTCGCAAGAACAAGCCCACCAT GTACAAAATAACTACAGAGAAGCCTATAGGGGCAATAGCTGGAATACAGCGGGTGGCGGACGGACCCATAGAGTGGAGCTACCACTTACCTCACAGCTGCCAACTCTCACA GGGTCTGACGTTGCAGCTGGTTCCAGTACTAGCAGGCATACTGGAGTCTGAGCAGGAGAGGTGTTGGGGTTTTGACCAGTTCTTCACAGCCACCACACATATACTGCAGCGGCAGCCAGTTCACCTCTTCTCTCTGCAACAGGCCGTGGCGCATTGTATCTACATACACCACTACAACAC GGTGTCAGTATTCTTTGAGGAGGTGGCGTCTCAGACTGGTATAGGAGTACAGCTGCAACATCTACTGTACCTGGGTCACGACCTCCCTCTGGAGGGCAACATgaaggtggtcaatctcccgtGTACTTCACCTGCCCAGCCCCTCATTCTGCTCAGCTATGGGCCTGAAGCAAATACCACCCTGCCCTTCAGAGAAC cAGAGACTCCAGTCATCCCATCCAGGTTTGATGTTACAGCAGATTACAACTTCTCAAAG GTAGTAGTGGGAGTGGTCCACCAGTATCTGAGGATAGTACGGTTGCTGCACACACACCGAGAGCTGCTACTGCAAGGATACTACAGCTAcat GATGAGGTTGCGTCGGGAGTGTGGAGAAGCAGTGCACAGTATTGCGATGATCACCATTAGATTGCAGGCTTGCCTCAACATAGAACACAGGATTCACACACT AGGCCATTACGCTTCAGAAAACCAAGGTTCAGCTGATAACAGTCAAAAGCTGCAGGTG GTCCATGAGCACTTGCCTATATACGCTGCCGGCATCCAAGAGTTTCAGAACCGATTGGACCATCTGCACATAGAACACGCGAAGCTAGCAGAGACGCTGGCCAATGACAAGAG CTGTCAGAAGATGGAGATGCTGCTGCAGAAGATAATGGCAATTCATCAGCATTATCGTGAAGACAGATTTACTGGCa AATTGGCATATAATGATGAGCAAATCCACAAGTTTGAAAA AATCCACCTGTCGTCCCACATTAAGCGAGTGAAATCTCTCTTTAGAGAAGACTGCGCGCAGAGATACAAAGAGCTTTTGGCCACAACAAGGACGTGGAGCAG tgttttaCTGGAGATGCAGACCCGACTGCAGGACTTCAACTCTTTCTCCACGGGCTTGTTGGCAGACCTGGAGATGAGTGAGCAGCACCAAAATAAG GCGCTGGACAGAATTCTTTTCAGTCTACAGTCCAAAAGAGCAGGACAAGAGCCTGGAATACCACCCAGGGACAACGACCGGATGgtctccag GATGCACCATCTGAAGGAGGAAATGGAGATTTTGGTGAGGGAACTTCAGTGTAACAACAGCATTATTGAGAG TCTGGGACCAGTGAACTCTGCAGCAGCTCTGGAGCCGAGCTTGGCCAGACCTTCTACACTGTGA